Genomic window (Dictyoglomus thermophilum H-6-12):
TTCAATAGATCAATTCAAGGGACATATCAACCAGGTTCAACTTTTAAGTTGGTGACAGCTGCTACCGCATTGAAGAATAATAAATGGGATCCTAATAGGAGCGAAAATTGTACAGGGGCGCTAAGGATAGGTAAAAGATATTCAATGATTGGGCGATACATGGTTTTGTTAAGGATATAGTGAGGGCGATAGAAGTTTCTTGTGACGTTTATTTCTACAAAGTGGGACTTTCCTTAGATCCCGATGACCTTATAAAAACTTCAAAAGAATTTGGTGTAGGAGAACCAACCTTTATAGATCTGCCAAATGAAAAGTTAGGTTACAGAATATCGGTAGAGGCGCACAAAAGAAAATACAATAGAGATATACTAGGGGGGACATGGCAAACTTGGCAATAGGGCAAGGTGACTGGCTACTGACTCCTCTGCAGCTAGCCTTAGTTGGGGCTTTTATTTATAATGAAGGTGTTGTATTTAAACCGCACATAGTGAAAGAAATATTATCAAGTGATGGAAAAGAAGTTATAAAAAGAATTGAACCTGAGGTTTTAAGAAAAAGTACAGATATATCTCATGAAATTTTTAGCATTATCAAAGAAGGTATGATTAACGTGTTTGAATCAGGAACTGCAAGAGCACTAAAGTATATAACCAAATACCCAATAGCTGGTAAGACAGGTACTGCTGAGAATCCACATGGTAAACCTCATTCTATATTTTTGTGTTACGGACCTACAGACGGAGTGGATCCAAATGATGCAGTAGTTAGTGTGATAATAGAGAATGTCGGATCTGGATCTGCTTATGCGGGACCAGTTGCAGCAAAATTGATTGATGCTTACTTTGATAAGTACGGATACAAAAAATAATTTTTCATTATTTAACTTTGGACCTCTATGTTTATTTATTTTGTGGACCTCCTGTCTGCTATTTTATGTGTAGGGGCTAACGCCTCCTATCATTCTTAGTCTCTATTTTCTTAGTTAGGGACATCCTATCCGCAGTTCTACGTACAAGAGGTTTCGCACCTTATGTAACTAATCCCGTTTTGTAAAAGAACTACCTTTGTAGGTATTTAGGTATTAAAGAAGGATATAATTCTTTAGAAAGGAAGAAAAATGAATTTTGAATACTTTTAGTTAAGTTGCATTTGTTTTTAAAATTTCTATAAAATATGCAGACATTGTAGAATACTCTTTTAGTAATGGTTTTTTCTGACAAGAGTTTTGTTCTTTGTTTTTGTTATAGTCCTAAATTTAAGGAGGTATATTATGAGGGTAGGAATAGTAATGGGCAGCGATTCCGACTTAGAGATTATGTCAGAAGCTGCTAAAGTACTAGAAGAGTTTGGTGTCGATTACGAGATACATGTGATGTCAGCACATAGGACACCAGAAAAAGTCTTTGATTATACAAAAACGGCTGAAGAAAGAGGTATTGAGGTATTTATAGCGGGAGCAGGAGGAGCTGCACATTTACCTGGTGTAATTGCTGCACTAACAACGTTTCCTGTTATAGGAGTACCTATAAAAACTTCTTCGTTAAATGGACTTGATTCATTGTTATCAATAGTACAAATGCCTTCAGGAATACCTGTAGCCACAGTAGCAATAAACGGAAGTAAAAATGCTGGATTATTAGCATTACAAATCCTTTCAATAAAATATCCAGAGATAAAACAAAAATTGAAAGAGTTCAAAGATAAGATGAAAGAAGAGGTTACTTCTAAAGATGAGAAATTGCAATCACTAGGATACAAAAACTACCTCTCTTCAGTTAAGAAATCTTAAAATTGTTGAGATTAGCAAAACTATTTGGTTTACCTTTTTTGAGGCTGTTCAAAAAATGAAGGGAGATGAGGAGAAAAGAGGCTAGGAGAAGTGTTATTTAGTGCAAGTGAAGAAGAGGATAAAGGATAAGGGTAAGGTAGATTTTATTATAGATTTTAGGAGGATTTATAGGAATATTAAGGAGATGATAAAGGTTAAGGAGGAAAGGAGAAGAGGTAGGAAGAAGAAATATGATGATGGATTGATAATATTAGCGGGTATGTTAATGATAGGGTGTGGATTTACATATAGGGAGGTTGCTAGGTTGATAAATAGGGTATTAGGGGTTAAGATACACATATCGAATATATATTATAGGTTGAAGGAGATGGAGGGATTAGAGGGGGTAGTTAATAAGGTGATAAGGAGTATAAATGTAGAGAAGGTGAAGGGTAGATGTAGGGGTTTGTTAGTAGATGGTGCGGGATTTGGGTATAATTTTAAGATAAAGCAGAGGTTATATTTTGGTAGGGAGATAAGGGAGAAGAGGGATCATGTGAAATGTGAATTGTTAGTGTTAGTAGATGAGAGGGGTAAGAGTTATATAGTGGGTGTATTTGTGGATGATGGGTATAAGGACGAGAGGAAGATACTGAAGAGTAAGTTTGAGGAGGTTAAGAAGCTAAAGGAGGAGGTGGATTTTAGGAAGGTTTATGGGGATAGGTTATACAACAGGGATATAGAGTTATTGAGGGAATTTGAGAAGGAGGGGGTTGAGATGATATTGCCGGTAGAGGATGGGATACATAACAAGGTTAAGAGTGAGGAGAGGAAGAGGGTTAAGGAGTCGTATAATCGGAAGAGGCATGCGTACAATAGGAATAGGTACAAGATAGAGCAAAAGATAGGGAACATAAAGAGGTTTATGGGTACATATTTGAATACAAAGGATAAAGAGGTAAGTAAGAATTTAGTATTGTTAGGAGTATAAGGAAGAAGTGAATTTTTGAACACTCTCGAAAAGCAATTGAAAATTTAAAAACGTAATATAATAGTCTTTAAAAATTCCCTATAGAATATGGTTTTAGAGGGGAGTATTTTTATGTTTGATCTATCTCTCTGGGAAGAAAAAATTTCAAAAGAGTACGAAATGAGAAGTGAAGAGAAAAAGATTCTCTTTTTGGAAGTTTTTTACGCAACCAAGACTGTTAGTCAGAATATCACTCCTGTAAAAGAGGAATCTCCATCAGAGTTTAAGAAAAAATGTGTGTTTATACCTTGTAAGATTGGGGAGAGACTTTGATGAGAGTTAATGTAACTTTTAAAGATTTCTATTGGGATGATGCTATACTTGTAAGGAGAAAATAAGACTATTACATTACTAGAAGTAGAAGTAAAATATATAGAAATAATCAAGTAAAATTAGGGGGGAATCATTCCCCCCTTTTGGCCCTGGATGATACTATCTCTTATTTAGCAGTGGATTTGTTTATTAATCTATAAAGAGGACAATATCTTATTGCGGCTGTGAAAACAAGGATGGTACCAATTATATGGAGAATAACTGCCCAAGCTGTTCCTGACAATACTCCCCATTTTGTTAAGTGAGGAAGGATTAAACCTATAATAACTCTTATGATGGCATCAGTCTTCCCTACGTTCATTTTTTTTACCCCCCCTTTTGAATTTGAAATAATTATACATACAAATGTAAAAAATTTCAATATGTCATTTAATAATTATGGCTTATAATTTTAACTAAATAATTTTTTTATAAAAGGAGTGATATTTTATGGGATTTATAGACTTGAGAAGTGATACTGTAACAAAACCTACGGAAGAGATGCGTAAAGCGATGTATTCTGCTGAGGTTGGAGATGACGGATATGGAGAAGATCCTACGGTAAATTTTTTAGAAGAAAAGGCAGCAGAAATCTTAGGCAAAGAGGCAGGACTTTTTGTAGTCTCTGGGACTATGGGAAATCAGGTAGCTTTGTTAACTTGGACCCGCCCCGGAGATGAAGTTATATTAGAGTCTGAATCTCATATTTACTATTATGAGGCAGGAGGAATGGCTGCTAATTCGGGGGTTCAGCCCTTTTTGATTGACGGAAAAGATGGAATGATGCCTATAGAGGAGATAAGAAAAGCCATAAGACCTAAAGGTAGAGTTTTTCCTAATACATCTCTTATAGTTCTTGAAAATACTCATAATAGAGCTGGAGGTAAAGTTTTGCCTCTTGGTTATATGAAAGAGGTTTATGAGTTAAGTAGAGAACATAATATACCTATCCATCTTGATGGTGCAAGGATATTCAATGCAGCTATCCATTTGAAAGTTTCTGCTAAAGAGATTGCAAAATATGCAGACTCAGTTATGTTTTGCCTCTCTAAAGGACTTTCTTGTCCTATGGGCTCTCTTCTTGTAGGTCCTAAAGAATTCATAGAGGAAGCAAGAAGAAAAAGACAAAGGCTTGGTGGTGGGTTAAGACAGGCTGGTGTGGTTGCTGCATGTGGAATTGTTGCCCTTGAAAAGATGATTGACAGATTAGAAGAGGATCATGAGAAGGCTAAGATATTATATGAATTTTTGAAAGATATGGAGATTTTTAATGTTGAAAGGCCTGATACTAATATTTTAAAGGTAAAAATTAAAATAAATAAAAAGGCAAGAGAATTTTTAGCCGAGTTTAAAAAATATGGGCTTCTTGCCACAAGTTTCGATGATGAAACTTTAAGATTTGTTACTCATAAAGATGTTTCCTTTGAGGATATAGAAAAGGCTAAAGGAATTATATATAAAGTATGTAAATTGATGGATTGACAAATGGTTTTTTGGGTAGTATATTGTTTATCAAAACGTTTTTATGTATTAAATAAGTGGGGAGGTTTGCTATGAAAAAGTTAGTCATGGTTTTACTTCTTTCTTTATTTTTTGTCCCATCCCTTGCTACCCAAGAGTATCCAAAGCCTGATAAACTCTGTGCATTAACTTTTGATGACGGACCTGATGCAAGGCTTACCCCACGAGTACTTGATAAGCTTGAAAAATATAACGTAGTTGCTACCTTTTTCCTTGTTGGGCAGAGAATAAATGATAGTGTAAAGCCTGTGCTTGACAGAATGGTAGCTATGGGATGTGAATTTGGCAATCATTCTTGGGATTATAATCCGATGGATAAGATGGATCCTGAAAAGATTAAGGAATACATAAAAAGGACTAATGAAGCTATAGAAAAATATACAGGGAAAACTCCTCGCTTTTTCCGTCCACCAAATCTTGCAGTAAGTCCTGTTATGTTTGAGGTTATAAATATGCCCTTCGCAAGTGGGGTTCTTGGATTTGATTGGGCAGGATGTGATAGAACTCCTGAAAATATTGCAAATAATGTTTTAAAAGGTATTAGAGATGGTGCTATTATACTCTTACACGATGTACAGCCAGAACCTCATCCTACTCCCGAGGCTTTGGATATCTTAATACCAGAGTTAAAAAAGAGAGGATATGAGTTTGTAACCCTAAGTGAGCTCTTCAAGAGAAAGGGTGTAGATCCTACAGATCCTAAGTATAAAAATAAGATGTGGGTTTATGTAGAGCCATAAAAGCGAGGTAGGGGGATTTAAAGGAAAGGGGAGAGAGGATTTTTATCCTCTCTCTCCTTATATTTTTTATTTTTTTTATTTTTATTGAATTTTTTCTAACTTAACATCTTTGAAGTAGACTTTTCCTGTGGCAGGATTTGAAGTTTTTCCAAGTTCAAAGGAGAGATTTGCTCTTGGATCTTGATTATTGTTAAAGGTGAACTCAAGGGTAAAGGTTTGCCAATTAGTAGTTAGATTGCAAGTTGTGTTTGCATATAGAGCATAGGTTGTTGGGTTAAGGAATTTTACATTAATATCTCTTGGAGTGTCTGCTTTAGCTTGGAAAGTTAATCTGTAGGTATTTCCTGCTGTAAGTCCTACCCATTGATTGAACTGTACATGCCAAGATTCCCAGCCTGTGTCTGTCACATCTACTATTGCCATTTTGTTTGCGGTATCTATTGTTGCTGTAGCAGTTCCACCCATACCGTATGGTGATCCATACCATAAGAACCAGTCATCGGGCCAGTTTGTTTGATCATTTGTGAATGGGAATTCAAATGTTCCGTTGTTTATTTCTTCCATGGTTACACCTTTGTATACTTTTATATAATCCACATACATTTTCTGTGGAAATACGGTAGTATTATCAGGGTATCCAGGCCAGTAGCCACCTACTGCTACATTCATTATGATAAAGAATGGATGATCAAATACCCAATCTCCGGGAACCTCTGTTCTTGTTATAGTGAAGAACTTCTGATCATCCACATACCAGGATATTCCTATTGGATCCCACTCTATGGCAAAGATGTGGAAGTCTTGGGAGAAGTCTCCCGATGGAAGGGTATAGTTTCCTCCCTTACCACTTGCTCCAGAGTACCCAGGTCCATGTATTGTACCATATACCTTGTTGGGTTCATGTCCCACAAGTTCCATTACATCTATCTCGCCACAAGTAGGCCATCCTACTTGT
Coding sequences:
- a CDS encoding IS5-like element ISDith1 family transposase; translation: MQVKKRIKDKGKVDFIIDFRRIYRNIKEMIKVKEERRRGRKKKYDDGLIILAGMLMIGCGFTYREVARLINRVLGVKIHISNIYYRLKEMEGLEGVVNKVIRSINVEKVKGRCRGLLVDGAGFGYNFKIKQRLYFGREIREKRDHVKCELLVLVDERGKSYIVGVFVDDGYKDERKILKSKFEEVKKLKEEVDFRKVYGDRLYNRDIELLREFEKEGVEMILPVEDGIHNKVKSEERKRVKESYNRKRHAYNRNRYKIEQKIGNIKRFMGTYLNTKDKEVSKNLVLLGV
- the ltaE gene encoding low-specificity L-threonine aldolase produces the protein MGFIDLRSDTVTKPTEEMRKAMYSAEVGDDGYGEDPTVNFLEEKAAEILGKEAGLFVVSGTMGNQVALLTWTRPGDEVILESESHIYYYEAGGMAANSGVQPFLIDGKDGMMPIEEIRKAIRPKGRVFPNTSLIVLENTHNRAGGKVLPLGYMKEVYELSREHNIPIHLDGARIFNAAIHLKVSAKEIAKYADSVMFCLSKGLSCPMGSLLVGPKEFIEEARRKRQRLGGGLRQAGVVAACGIVALEKMIDRLEEDHEKAKILYEFLKDMEIFNVERPDTNILKVKIKINKKAREFLAEFKKYGLLATSFDDETLRFVTHKDVSFEDIEKAKGIIYKVCKLMD
- the purE gene encoding 5-(carboxyamino)imidazole ribonucleotide mutase — translated: MMRVGIVMGSDSDLEIMSEAAKVLEEFGVDYEIHVMSAHRTPEKVFDYTKTAEERGIEVFIAGAGGAAHLPGVIAALTTFPVIGVPIKTSSLNGLDSLLSIVQMPSGIPVATVAINGSKNAGLLALQILSIKYPEIKQKLKEFKDKMKEEVTSKDEKLQSLGYKNYLSSVKKS
- a CDS encoding penicillin-binding transpeptidase domain-containing protein; this encodes MANLAIGQGDWLLTPLQLALVGAFIYNEGVVFKPHIVKEILSSDGKEVIKRIEPEVLRKSTDISHEIFSIIKEGMINVFESGTARALKYITKYPIAGKTGTAENPHGKPHSIFLCYGPTDGVDPNDAVVSVIIENVGSGSAYAGPVAAKLIDAYFDKYGYKK
- a CDS encoding polysaccharide deacetylase family protein, with amino-acid sequence MKKLVMVLLLSLFFVPSLATQEYPKPDKLCALTFDDGPDARLTPRVLDKLEKYNVVATFFLVGQRINDSVKPVLDRMVAMGCEFGNHSWDYNPMDKMDPEKIKEYIKRTNEAIEKYTGKTPRFFRPPNLAVSPVMFEVINMPFASGVLGFDWAGCDRTPENIANNVLKGIRDGAIILLHDVQPEPHPTPEALDILIPELKKRGYEFVTLSELFKRKGVDPTDPKYKNKMWVYVEP
- a CDS encoding YgaP family membrane protein, encoding MNVGKTDAIIRVIIGLILPHLTKWGVLSGTAWAVILHIIGTILVFTAAIRYCPLYRLINKSTAK
- a CDS encoding penicillin-binding transpeptidase domain-containing protein, whose product is MRAIEVSCDVYFYKVGLSLDPDDLIKTSKEFGVGEPTFIDLPNEKLGYRISVEAHKRKYNRDILGGTWQTWQ